From Chloroflexota bacterium, one genomic window encodes:
- a CDS encoding HU family DNA-binding protein, which translates to MHQSDLIKAIAEKSGLSQAQAGKAVNALLESITEALAAGDRVVLTGFGTFEVRERQARTGFNPKTREPLEIPATRAPAFSAGSNLKKAVTEK; encoded by the coding sequence ATGCATCAATCGGATTTGATCAAGGCCATTGCGGAAAAATCAGGTTTGAGCCAAGCCCAAGCTGGCAAAGCAGTTAACGCCTTGCTCGAAAGCATCACCGAAGCGTTGGCTGCTGGCGATCGGGTCGTCTTGACTGGCTTTGGGACGTTTGAAGTCCGCGAACGCCAAGCTCGTACTGGCTTCAACCCCAAAACCCGTGAGCCATTGGAAATTCCTGCTACCCGCGCCCCAGCATTCTCGGCTGGTAGCAACTTGAAAAAGGCTGTGACCGAGAAATAA
- a CDS encoding lipid transporter — MAHPRLVRLFSLILLTALTVQLVLIPSGAAAQRQGKQATPASELPATVPGENYYYPANSIYQYYWSTVVDTVSTTQEQSSGIRNDSNSFNLQGYLQVERYAYDSYSAYLRAQVVSPVMYNKTEAGWQQVTDPEVIGPATDAELARPFYFQQDRNGTIYGLYFDGADTEDVQNIKRAALSQLQMYLFYDPNPIGECSSDPTQIQCLQPYSIGESDVSGVYTADYTSRMIDAQTVEITKKRTEKSYKSFADRSIANAEATKIESTSVAVYDLRAGILLKNTTTQRIRSGFSTENSLNNYEGSGYGIESGADSDDSIRYDGTIPGFLEPQSFEGKASTKSITNLIRTIEGKEYKSADIVASVTSNKADADRGLAAVDLMTALKDLAAAPGDPNAVTRLRATLNTVDGALTQLDQQLSGRTNPALHEGIIGALTGVVDSQAQALIVKHFVNNQSLNQTTRTQALTALTVVAEPSAETISAVRKLVQANGSDAKQALLVLGAIANNVQAKQPQLAQELSQIIETKLAKAKTDLDRDLALRALGNAGPATNLSVISGYLSHSNEIVRTSAIDALRKFPAAETEALLLQAYTSETSAVARHTARELLYANGDVPSLNAFDWNWQKFVGGGDLKGELKARLYLSDGPDITALAHGEAKAHAWSWSYSLAEAKATSYVQTENGTKYRYFEAYVKVLGNNVFTPIKERIACGIQRTGNLYQTTITFFSLTKTFMVGPIPIQLGLSASGSISIPWKIVATACDVPISASANVSITPTVWASASATAAVTLFIVRGGVGINADFLKTSLEAKASATYHITNGFHGNLGLNVSVQPLAVRIFLWYQWRKWTGGWKSRNEWTIWNWSAATQTWPIWNTNF; from the coding sequence ATGGCTCATCCACGTCTGGTTCGATTGTTTTCGCTGATTCTCCTGACCGCCTTGACCGTCCAGTTGGTACTGATTCCAAGTGGCGCTGCTGCCCAACGCCAAGGCAAGCAAGCGACACCTGCAAGTGAATTGCCTGCTACCGTGCCAGGTGAAAACTATTACTATCCAGCAAACAGTATCTATCAATATTACTGGTCAACAGTGGTTGATACGGTTTCAACCACTCAAGAGCAAAGCAGTGGTATTCGCAACGATAGCAACAGTTTCAATCTTCAAGGCTATTTGCAAGTCGAACGCTATGCCTACGATAGCTACAGTGCTTACCTACGTGCTCAAGTTGTTAGCCCAGTGATGTACAACAAAACTGAAGCTGGCTGGCAACAGGTCACTGATCCTGAAGTAATTGGGCCAGCTACCGATGCTGAATTAGCCCGCCCCTTCTACTTCCAACAAGATCGCAATGGCACGATCTATGGCCTGTATTTCGATGGTGCTGATACTGAAGATGTGCAAAATATCAAGCGAGCAGCACTTTCGCAGTTGCAAATGTACCTCTTCTACGATCCAAATCCAATCGGCGAGTGCTCATCTGACCCTACCCAAATTCAGTGCTTGCAACCGTATAGCATTGGTGAAAGCGATGTTTCAGGTGTATATACTGCCGATTACACCAGCCGCATGATCGATGCCCAAACGGTTGAAATTACCAAAAAACGTACCGAAAAATCCTACAAGAGCTTCGCTGATCGTTCAATTGCCAATGCTGAAGCAACCAAAATTGAAAGCACCAGCGTTGCAGTCTACGATTTGCGAGCGGGAATCTTGCTCAAAAATACCACGACCCAACGGATTCGCAGCGGCTTCAGCACCGAAAATAGCTTGAATAACTACGAAGGATCGGGCTACGGTATCGAATCGGGAGCTGATTCTGACGATTCAATTCGCTATGACGGCACGATTCCTGGCTTCTTAGAGCCACAATCATTTGAAGGCAAGGCCAGCACCAAATCAATTACCAACCTGATTCGCACAATCGAAGGCAAAGAATACAAATCAGCCGATATTGTCGCCAGCGTAACCAGCAATAAAGCTGATGCTGACCGTGGTTTGGCGGCTGTCGATTTGATGACTGCCTTGAAAGACCTTGCGGCTGCACCTGGCGACCCCAACGCCGTGACCCGCCTCCGCGCAACCTTGAACACCGTTGATGGCGCTTTGACCCAGCTTGATCAACAATTGAGCGGTCGTACCAACCCAGCCTTGCACGAAGGCATCATCGGTGCCTTGACTGGCGTGGTTGATAGCCAAGCTCAAGCCTTGATCGTCAAGCACTTTGTCAATAACCAAAGCCTGAATCAAACCACTCGTACCCAAGCCTTGACTGCTTTGACGGTGGTTGCCGAACCAAGTGCTGAAACCATCAGCGCAGTGCGCAAGTTGGTGCAAGCCAATGGCAGTGATGCCAAGCAAGCCTTGCTGGTTTTGGGCGCAATTGCCAATAATGTGCAGGCCAAACAACCGCAATTGGCTCAAGAACTCAGCCAAATTATCGAAACCAAATTGGCCAAAGCCAAAACCGACCTCGACCGCGACCTAGCCTTGCGAGCCTTGGGCAATGCTGGCCCAGCGACCAACTTGAGCGTTATCAGTGGCTACTTGAGCCATAGCAACGAAATCGTGCGCACCTCGGCAATTGATGCCTTGCGCAAGTTCCCAGCAGCTGAAACCGAAGCCTTGTTGCTGCAAGCCTACACCAGCGAAACCAGCGCTGTTGCTCGCCACACGGCCCGCGAATTGCTCTACGCCAATGGCGATGTTCCAAGCTTGAACGCCTTCGATTGGAACTGGCAAAAGTTTGTTGGTGGCGGCGACCTCAAGGGCGAATTGAAAGCTCGCTTGTACCTGAGCGATGGCCCAGATATTACCGCCCTCGCCCACGGTGAAGCCAAAGCCCATGCCTGGTCGTGGAGCTACAGCTTAGCCGAAGCCAAAGCCACTTCATATGTGCAAACCGAAAATGGCACCAAGTATCGCTACTTTGAAGCCTATGTCAAAGTCTTAGGCAACAACGTCTTTACTCCAATCAAGGAACGGATCGCTTGTGGCATTCAACGCACTGGCAATTTGTATCAAACAACCATCACCTTCTTCTCGCTCACCAAGACCTTTATGGTTGGTCCGATTCCGATTCAGTTGGGCTTGTCGGCCAGTGGCAGCATCTCAATTCCTTGGAAGATTGTTGCAACCGCTTGTGATGTGCCAATCTCAGCTAGCGCTAATGTTTCGATTACGCCAACGGTTTGGGCTTCGGCTAGTGCAACCGCCGCAGTAACTCTGTTCATCGTTCGCGGTGGGGTAGGCATCAACGCCGACTTCCTCAAGACCTCGCTCGAAGCTAAGGCTAGCGCGACCTATCACATTACCAATGGTTTCCACGGCAACTTAGGCCTGAATGTTTCGGTACAACCGTTGGCAGTGCGCATTTTCCTCTGGTATCAATGGCGCAAATGGACGGGTGGCTGGAAGAGCCGCAACGAATGGACGATTTGGAATTGGAGTGCCGCAACCCAAACCTGGCCAATTTGGAACACGAATTTCTAA
- a CDS encoding MSMEG_4193 family putative phosphomutase, whose protein sequence is MTTFLLIRHATNDMVGKALAGWTPNVHLNAEGQDQAQRLAEHLAKAPIKAIYSSPLERAVETAQPIAQQLGLDIQILAGVGEIQFGEWTGRTIKELADTPTWANIQRFPSGTRIPGGETLREMQNRVVDALEALRHQHPDDLIAVFAHADVVKAMIAHYLGVHLDLFQRIIISPASVTIVSVNDSGPHVLCVNHTGEMPSFPEAKPASSDSNDVTPETERPVG, encoded by the coding sequence ATGACGACGTTTTTGTTAATTCGCCATGCCACCAACGATATGGTTGGCAAAGCCTTGGCTGGCTGGACTCCCAACGTCCATCTGAATGCTGAAGGTCAGGATCAAGCCCAACGCTTGGCTGAACATTTAGCCAAAGCTCCGATCAAAGCAATCTATAGCAGCCCGCTTGAGCGAGCCGTCGAAACCGCCCAACCAATTGCCCAGCAGCTCGGCCTCGACATTCAAATCTTGGCGGGTGTTGGCGAAATTCAGTTTGGCGAGTGGACAGGCCGCACGATTAAAGAATTAGCTGATACGCCAACTTGGGCCAATATTCAGCGCTTTCCATCGGGCACCCGCATTCCAGGCGGCGAAACCCTGCGCGAGATGCAAAATCGGGTCGTCGATGCGCTCGAAGCCTTGCGCCACCAACACCCCGATGATCTGATCGCCGTTTTTGCCCATGCCGATGTGGTCAAAGCGATGATCGCCCACTATTTGGGGGTTCATTTAGATTTATTCCAACGGATTATTATCAGCCCAGCCTCAGTCACGATTGTCTCGGTCAACGATAGCGGGCCACATGTGCTATGTGTCAATCACACTGGCGAAATGCCTAGCTTTCCTGAAGCCAAACCTGCTTCAAGCGATTCGAACGACGTTACGCCAGAAACTGAACGGCCTGTGGGCTAA
- a CDS encoding DUF3090 domain-containing protein, with protein sequence MSDFVYDLRRVSHITAAAVGQPGQRTFYLQAQKGSDLVSLITEKELVRALCLRIDDILEELDKRGVARPDASEEPTPAELLLRPPLNPFFRIAQMSLAYDPTSDLLVIEVEEFQLADDEDDEEIDPILQQNTEAEESKNDPRRVRISATRAQMQALSRNAMDIITTGGRPICPQCLQPMEDEGHLCVKKNGHGNKKASEM encoded by the coding sequence ATGTCAGATTTCGTCTACGATTTACGGCGCGTTAGCCATATTACGGCAGCAGCAGTTGGTCAACCAGGCCAACGCACCTTTTATTTACAAGCTCAAAAAGGTAGCGATCTGGTTTCATTAATCACCGAAAAAGAGCTGGTTCGGGCACTCTGCTTGCGCATTGACGATATTTTGGAAGAGTTGGATAAGCGTGGGGTTGCTCGACCTGATGCTTCCGAGGAGCCAACACCCGCCGAATTGCTGCTGCGCCCACCATTAAATCCCTTCTTTCGCATCGCTCAAATGTCGTTGGCCTACGACCCAACCAGCGATTTGTTGGTGATCGAGGTCGAAGAATTTCAATTGGCCGATGATGAGGACGATGAGGAAATCGACCCAATTTTGCAGCAAAATACTGAGGCCGAGGAAAGCAAAAACGACCCACGACGAGTGCGGATTTCGGCAACGCGGGCGCAAATGCAGGCACTCAGTCGCAATGCCATGGACATTATCACCACTGGCGGGCGGCCAATTTGCCCTCAATGTTTGCAGCCAATGGAAGATGAAGGCCATCTGTGCGTCAAGAAAAATGGCCACGGCAATAAAAAAGCCTCGGAAATGTAA
- a CDS encoding SCO1664 family protein — protein MSDHESEQPQALELATILQVLRDGRMELQGLLPWSSNYTFLVEVHADDQSELVLGAVYKPQRGENPLWDFPQGTLYKREAAAFLISHALGWHLVPPTVTREGPHGVGSVQLLIHADYEQHFFTLKEGHEREFQRMALFDIVINNADRKGGHVLVDDDQRIWAIDHGICFHDEYKLRTVIWDWVGQEIAEADLADLKQLDQDLEPETSLTIALNNLLYPREIKAIRQRLSRLISSAKFPASYGQRSIPWPPV, from the coding sequence ATGAGCGATCACGAATCAGAGCAACCCCAAGCGCTCGAATTGGCAACGATCTTGCAAGTGCTGCGCGATGGCCGGATGGAATTGCAGGGATTATTGCCATGGAGCAGTAACTATACGTTTTTGGTTGAAGTCCATGCCGACGATCAGAGCGAGCTCGTGCTTGGGGCTGTCTATAAACCACAGCGTGGCGAAAACCCGCTCTGGGATTTTCCTCAGGGCACGTTGTACAAACGCGAGGCTGCTGCATTTTTGATTAGCCATGCCTTGGGTTGGCATTTAGTGCCGCCAACCGTCACCCGCGAAGGCCCACACGGCGTTGGCTCAGTGCAATTGCTGATTCATGCCGATTATGAACAGCATTTTTTTACCTTGAAAGAAGGCCATGAACGCGAGTTTCAGCGCATGGCCTTGTTCGATATTGTGATCAACAACGCTGATCGCAAGGGTGGCCATGTGTTGGTTGACGATGATCAACGGATTTGGGCGATTGATCATGGCATCTGCTTTCACGATGAATATAAGTTGCGTACCGTAATTTGGGATTGGGTTGGGCAGGAAATTGCTGAAGCCGATTTGGCCGACCTCAAGCAACTCGATCAAGATTTAGAGCCAGAAACCAGTCTGACCATCGCACTGAATAATTTGCTCTATCCGCGTGAAATCAAGGCTATACGCCAACGACTTAGCCGCCTAATCAGTAGTGCCAAATTTCCCGCCTCGTATGGGCAGCGCTCAATTCCATGGCCGCCCGTTTAG
- a CDS encoding nitroreductase family protein has product MDLLDAIRSRRTTNGPFEDRPLDPTHVQTILEMAACAPSHFNSQPWRFVVIQDQTTRMQLAEIAGESMQKLMAGGRFWQRYRKYFRFSKQEVDQRGDGILIDNMPAILKPFAKYIFTERGGELMAKFQVPKVLGKDARKLVAGSPLILGITLDKSEYKPDDLSGMYSLLSLGAVMQTIWLTATSLGIGMQFISTPMEVEGQWEKITKLLQIPDEHSLMVLYRLGYIPQAADRPTIDWTSSQRKRTAALAYANRWDQPFEPAAKPD; this is encoded by the coding sequence ATGGATTTGCTTGATGCAATTCGTTCGCGCCGCACCACCAACGGCCCATTTGAAGATCGCCCACTCGACCCCACCCATGTCCAAACCATTTTGGAGATGGCGGCTTGTGCTCCCTCGCACTTCAATTCGCAGCCTTGGCGTTTCGTGGTGATTCAAGATCAAACGACGCGCATGCAATTGGCCGAGATTGCTGGCGAATCGATGCAAAAATTAATGGCTGGGGGTCGCTTCTGGCAACGCTATCGCAAATATTTTCGTTTCTCCAAACAAGAAGTTGATCAACGGGGCGATGGGATCTTGATCGACAATATGCCAGCAATTTTAAAACCATTTGCTAAATATATCTTTACTGAGCGTGGTGGCGAGTTGATGGCCAAATTTCAAGTGCCCAAAGTGCTCGGCAAAGATGCCCGTAAATTAGTCGCTGGTTCGCCCTTGATTTTAGGGATTACGCTCGATAAAAGCGAATACAAACCTGATGATTTATCGGGCATGTACTCGCTACTTTCCTTGGGCGCGGTGATGCAAACGATTTGGCTGACTGCAACATCGTTGGGCATTGGCATGCAATTTATCTCGACCCCGATGGAAGTTGAGGGACAATGGGAGAAAATCACCAAGCTGTTACAAATACCTGATGAACATAGCTTGATGGTGCTCTATCGCTTGGGCTATATCCCGCAGGCCGCCGACCGCCCAACGATCGATTGGACTTCATCGCAGCGCAAACGCACAGCGGCTTTAGCCTATGCCAATCGTTGGGACCAACCGTTTGAGCCAGCAGCCAAGCCCGATTAA
- a CDS encoding STAS domain-containing protein codes for MKALLAWLAQVDHPLEDVRRRGQIIISVMCAILVIVVIAIPSLLFNPKPLTSAVALGLGLVLAVVVIPLARRGKVAFAGWIVVITTAVIVSIPMFLRGETSYTLAYLLVPVLIAGVVLRPWQILMVLVGAWVIIGGLAFAYPTTDQVATTGGVVTHAILITMIGSVISFVNSRITVNAFAAVSQGQRTIEQNAKQLAELNSSLEAQVHERTADLENALMKLQDRASTQERLLDEIEQQREVIREMSVPVLPVAAKVLVMPLIGALDSERLTRLQENALQAVQRQSIKHLVLDITGVVVVDSQVAQGFISVVRSVRLLGAETMLVGIRPEVAQAMVSLGLELDSISTSATLQEGLQRIPNYN; via the coding sequence ATGAAGGCACTACTTGCGTGGTTAGCTCAGGTTGATCATCCGCTTGAAGATGTGCGGCGACGTGGCCAAATTATTATCAGCGTGATGTGTGCGATCCTTGTTATTGTTGTAATTGCCATTCCTTCCTTGCTCTTTAACCCGAAACCATTGACCTCGGCTGTGGCTTTGGGCTTAGGCTTGGTTTTAGCGGTGGTGGTGATTCCGTTGGCGCGGCGGGGCAAAGTGGCTTTTGCTGGCTGGATTGTGGTGATTACTACCGCCGTGATCGTCTCGATTCCGATGTTTTTACGTGGTGAGACGAGTTATACCTTAGCCTATTTGCTGGTTCCAGTGCTGATTGCTGGAGTTGTGCTGCGGCCTTGGCAAATTTTGATGGTTTTGGTAGGGGCGTGGGTTATTATTGGTGGATTAGCATTTGCCTATCCCACAACTGATCAGGTTGCAACAACTGGCGGTGTCGTAACGCATGCTATCTTAATTACGATGATTGGCTCGGTGATTAGCTTTGTGAATAGCCGGATTACGGTTAATGCGTTTGCTGCGGTTTCTCAAGGTCAGCGCACCATTGAGCAAAATGCCAAGCAATTGGCCGAATTAAATTCCTCGTTAGAAGCCCAAGTCCATGAGCGGACTGCTGACCTTGAAAACGCTCTCATGAAATTGCAAGATCGGGCTAGCACCCAAGAACGCTTGCTTGATGAGATTGAACAGCAGCGTGAAGTGATTCGCGAGATGAGCGTGCCAGTTTTGCCAGTGGCAGCCAAAGTCTTGGTGATGCCATTGATTGGGGCGCTCGACAGTGAACGCCTGACCCGCCTGCAAGAGAATGCCTTACAAGCGGTGCAGCGTCAGTCGATCAAACATTTGGTGCTGGATATTACCGGGGTTGTGGTGGTTGATAGTCAAGTTGCCCAAGGCTTTATTAGCGTGGTGCGCTCAGTTCGCTTGCTTGGCGCTGAAACTATGTTGGTCGGGATTCGACCAGAAGTTGCCCAAGCTATGGTTTCCTTAGGGCTTGAATTGGATTCAATTAGCACTTCAGCAACCTTACAAGAAGGCTTGCAACGCATTCCCAACTATAATTAA
- a CDS encoding acyl-CoA dehydrogenase family protein, producing the protein MPPFNQPAPQLGNQYSNDRLLQLYLRRRLPAEILTQIEPALQTIGDLAGNELYQLQLADRLNEPQLTQWDAWGERIDQIVLTPLWQRAQQIAASYGLIATGYEQTFHEYSRTCQFALAYLLHPSSDVYSCPLAMTDGAARTLLQAGNQALIERAIPHLTSRDPDQFWTSGQWMTESTGGSDVGLSETIARQAEDGTWRLYGRKWFSSATTSQMALTLARPEGNPAGGRGLALFYVETRDQRGRLNQIEVNRLKDKLGTRKVPTAELNLLGTPAIPVQGLRDGVRAIVPMLQITRTWNSVSAVGFMRRGMALAQDYAQKRWAFGSLLNQKPLHVDTLAGLQAEYAGAFLLTFYLIELLGLDETGRSTPQQRQLLRLLTSITKLTTARQAVNHTSEIIESFGGAGYVEDTGLPSLLRDAQVLSIWEGTTNVLALDSLRALSEDPSIWPALREQVNLWLSNAHEPSLSQAIVVAQTALDQCEQWLAESSLDRHLAEMGARRWALTLGRALELALLIEHAQAALIAPNDRWLVAAARRFSCSAINLIAPSDANDNQMLLS; encoded by the coding sequence ATGCCACCCTTTAATCAACCAGCCCCACAACTTGGCAATCAATATAGCAATGATCGCCTGCTCCAGTTGTATCTCCGCCGCCGCTTACCCGCCGAAATCCTCACCCAAATCGAACCTGCGCTACAAACAATCGGCGATTTAGCTGGCAACGAGCTGTATCAGTTGCAATTGGCTGATCGTTTGAACGAGCCGCAATTAACTCAATGGGATGCCTGGGGCGAGCGGATTGATCAGATTGTATTGACCCCGCTCTGGCAACGTGCTCAGCAGATCGCCGCCAGTTATGGCCTGATTGCCACAGGCTACGAGCAAACTTTCCATGAATATTCGCGCACTTGTCAATTTGCCTTAGCCTATCTCTTGCATCCATCGAGCGATGTTTATAGTTGCCCCTTGGCGATGACCGACGGTGCTGCCCGAACCTTGCTCCAAGCGGGCAATCAGGCCTTGATCGAACGAGCCATACCGCATTTAACTAGCCGCGATCCTGACCAATTTTGGACGAGCGGCCAGTGGATGACCGAATCGACTGGTGGCTCAGATGTTGGGCTTTCGGAAACGATCGCCCGCCAAGCCGAGGATGGAACTTGGCGTTTGTATGGCCGCAAGTGGTTTAGCTCGGCCACAACCTCGCAAATGGCCTTGACGTTGGCGCGACCAGAGGGCAATCCCGCTGGCGGGCGTGGCTTGGCTTTGTTCTACGTTGAAACCCGTGATCAACGCGGGCGGCTCAATCAGATCGAAGTTAATCGGCTCAAAGATAAATTGGGTACGCGCAAAGTACCAACGGCTGAGCTGAATCTGCTTGGCACGCCAGCAATTCCGGTGCAAGGCTTGCGTGATGGCGTGCGTGCGATTGTGCCGATGTTGCAAATTACCCGCACGTGGAACAGCGTTTCGGCGGTGGGCTTTATGCGGCGTGGCATGGCGCTCGCCCAAGATTATGCCCAAAAACGCTGGGCTTTTGGCTCGTTGCTCAATCAAAAACCCCTGCATGTCGATACCTTGGCTGGTTTGCAGGCCGAGTATGCTGGCGCGTTTTTGCTGACCTTCTATTTAATTGAATTGTTGGGTTTAGATGAAACTGGCCGGAGCACGCCCCAACAGCGACAATTATTAAGATTATTAACATCTATTACCAAATTGACCACCGCTCGCCAAGCAGTAAACCATACCAGCGAGATTATTGAGAGTTTTGGTGGGGCGGGCTATGTTGAGGATACAGGCTTGCCTAGCCTGTTGCGCGATGCGCAAGTGCTTTCGATTTGGGAAGGTACAACCAATGTTTTAGCGCTCGATAGCCTACGAGCACTTAGCGAAGACCCAAGTATTTGGCCCGCATTGCGTGAACAAGTTAATCTGTGGCTGAGCAATGCCCATGAGCCAAGCCTGAGCCAAGCGATTGTGGTGGCGCAAACCGCGCTTGATCAATGCGAACAATGGCTTGCTGAAAGCAGCCTTGATCGACATTTGGCTGAAATGGGGGCACGGCGTTGGGCATTAACCCTTGGGCGAGCATTGGAATTGGCGTTGTTAATCGAACATGCCCAAGCCGCCTTGATTGCCCCGAATGATCGTTGGTTGGTGGCAGCGGCCCGCCGGTTTAGTTGTAGCGCGATTAATTTAATTGCCCCGAGTGATGCTAACGATAACCAAATGTTGCTTAGTTGA